A genomic segment from Rhizoctonia solani chromosome 11, complete sequence encodes:
- a CDS encoding Zinc finger, NF-X1-type has product MSPSVSPQSPMRSRMLGVREDYWRLPIPSSKCPTAVWAYTPGCSMKKSSVFPKSKSNFHLASTKQRCLAAKIQPHTRAKNHAELASRVALNHVRPNVEHARNLAHRILEGHELDVLRGPNIQNIFVVAFYAVDIHAKTNASKGIPVRVHAKKSVVKYAPMAHVVSHARHLATPVCSLAPGTVNIYNARLLAEWHAPDFPAKNAPIFCDAVIPVPQCVANLALNKHVGFAPAITLWILYLDSMTITLPCGHVFTVETLDGITSLGDFYEKDGDGKWVKSITPDDTGEIRTRPVCPSCRGNIDSRRYGRVCKNSNLAILQHNTASSLSRRLATVEAKIATVRERIDKSVIDAIKSCKPEGPDQTITTEARREMVDKRDITLAREHERPTPAEVIEEIDKFHGFAENYAKSWKGGIKVAIESYRVARQITCERDPAVQAYEASLSQLYREELDRFGVDLSLGAPRDVEQQALRVARAKIGQLPPRASLRFVVEAFWITVDILMQLGVAVSKASDEVRIRDNTGTEHHQWEQLAEFVLDRAAKDAETAYKLANNSESWNKAIKCQVFVLQTHYELAAHQCRVAIGKGALSDSNVKAELVDMCRQGIKHIKGLQTSIPQEYSSRWGPRERQNKLAWANTNFVQPSNVILESWETLKRSAKGGTWYQEVTNAERSAIMRAMMQGAGHDRLWHTGHFYQCPNGHPYVIGECGGAMQVSTCPECGAAIGGSHHRSLAGNTHANEFVNLARQGGVEDAGWEWGPGRR; this is encoded by the exons ATGTCTCCGTCTGTGTCCCCTCAATCACCCATGCGATCGAGAATGCTGGGAGTGCGCGAAGACTATTGGAGACTGCCGATTCCCAGTTCGAAATGTCCAACTGCCGTGTGGGCATATACACCCGGTTGCTCCATG AAAAAATCAAGTGTATTTCCCAAGTCGAAAAGCAACTTCCATCTTGCGAGCACAAAGCAAAGATGCCTTGCAGCCAAGATCCAGCCACATACTCGTGCCAAGAACCATGCGGAACTGGCTTCACGTGTTGCTCTAAACCATGTTCGGCCAAATGTGGAGCATGCCAGAAACTTAGCTCACCGGATACTGGAAGGCCACGAGTTGGACGTATTGCGCGGACCCAACATCCAAAACATTTTTGTGGTCGCGTTCTACGCTGTGGACATACATGCAAAGACGAATGCAAGCAAGGGCATACCTGTTCGGGTACATGCAAAGAAAAGTGTCGTCAAATATGCCCCCATGGCTCATGTCGTTTCCCATGCTCGACACCTTGCAACCCCTGTATGCAGCCTTGCGCCTGGAACTGTCAACATATACAATGCCCGTCTGCTTGCGGAATG GCATGCACCCGACTTCCCTGCAAAAAATGCCCCAATATTTTGCGATGCGGTCATCCCTGTCCCTCAG TGTGTGGCGAACCTTGCTCTCAACAAACATGTCGGTTTTGCGCCAGCGATAACACTCTGGATTCTATA CCTAGACTCTATGACCATCACGCTTCCTTGCGGACACGTCTTCACAGTCGAAACGTTGGACGGAATTACTTCTTTAGGTGACTTTTACGAAAAGGATGGCGATGGCAAATGGGTCAAGTCAATTACACCTGACGATACCGGAGAAATCCGCACTCGTCCAGTTTGTCCTTCATGCCGCGGCAATATCGACTCGCGTCGATATGGGCGAGTCTGCAAGAACTCGAATCTGGCTATTCTCCAACACAATACCGCCTCAAGTTTATCACGGCGCCTCGCTACTGTTGAGGCCAAAATTGCCACCGTCCGCGAGAGAATCGACAAGAGTGTCATTGATGCTATCAAATCTTGCAAACCCGAAGGTCCGGATCAGACTATTACCACCGAGGCTCGTCGAGAAATGGTAGACAAACGCGATATCACCTTGGCAAGGGAGCACGAACGGCCAACACCTGCAGAAGTTATCGAGGAGATCGACAAATTCCATGGTTTTGCTGAGAACTATGCCAAGAGTTGGAAAGGTGGCATAAAGGTGGCCATAGAATCATACCGAGTGGCCCGGCAAATCACGTGCGAGCGGGATCCAGCGGTACAGGCATACGAGGCGTCGCTTTCACAATTATATCGAGAGGAACTCGACCGTTTTGGCGTTGATTTATCTCTTGGCGCTCCCCGCGACGTCGAACAGCAAGCACTCCGTGTAGCCCGTGCAAAGATCGGACAGCTTCCTCCTAGAGCGAGCCTTCGATTTGTCGTGGAAGCCTTTTGGATTACTGTCGATATTCTAATGCAGCTAGGTGTAGCGGTCAGCAAAGCCAGCGATGAAGTTCGTATACGCGACAATACTGGGACAGAACATCATCAATGGGAACAACTGGCTGAATTCGTCCTTGATCGAGCGGCCAAAGACGCTGAGACCGCCTACAAGCTTGCAAACAACTCTGAATCCTGGAACAAGGCCATCAAATGCCAAGTATTCGTCCTCCAAACTCATTACGAGTTAGCCGCTCACCAATGTCGAGTCGCAATTGGCAAGGGTGCTCTGTCAGACAGCAACGTCAAAGCCGAGCTCGTCGATATGTGTCGTCAAGGAATCAAGCATATTAAGGGTTTGCAGACCAGTATTCCACAAGAATACTCTTCACGATGGGGACCTCGAGAGAGGCAGAACAAACTCGCTTGGGCCAATACTAATTTCGTCCAACCTTCGAACGTGATTCTTGAATCCTGGGAAACTCTGAAGCGGTCGGCCAAGGGTGGGACGTGGTATCAGGAAGTAACCAACGCCGAGCGTTCGGCGATAATGCGAGCAATGATGCAAGGAGCAGGCCATGATCGTCTTT GGCATACCGGCCACTTTTATCAGTGTCCCAATGGTCACCCATATGTTATCGGAGAG TGCGGAGGTGCGATGCAAGTCAGCACTTGCCCAGAGTGCGGAGCCGCAATTGGAGGGTCTCATCATCGATCGTTGGCGGGGAACACCCACGCAAATGAATTCGTGAACCTCGCGCGACAGGGTGGAGTAGAAGATGCTGGCTGGGAATGGGGACCCGGTCGACGATGA
- a CDS encoding Zinc finger, NF-X1-type — protein MQRLMAARSFNDGPQPLSGKQVFKVIFVTLFEYLTRIKEATIKNPDIRDLAEQMGRWFDEWVTALRFGSSFSDECNTYDEDKRQLREKVVLVTREERPSRQGATTEGLIATLQRNCDYDGPGERREKGPRHDNDKVSISDIRVAPTNEELACYDDPFLPGNFAEAPHFYDSKSVERLIDVQFRLLREELIAPIRMATQLIMSDLRKPDDATTILSKLIKDGGGRYRAPANTQESVIFSTSVGIEFDTPPGKARDKQTQPRVEYWEQVSKKRLMLGGLVALVWKDLTGSVDIYVGTVASTPRDLAEAAKKSKDRIALRVSFFDAAAELRIVQSLQNRQNHGTKILIEAPVFYEGIRPFLEALKADPARLPFAQYLVHQSEIELQQTMIAAPLYSRTPGFSFELKDLFSPSAGVPTLRMSTTNPDSVANARNRLRNSRLDPSQAEAVIDSLTREVSLIQGPPGTGKSYTGLELIRVLIKNQISPILLVAYTNHALDHMLKGILDADITKNLIRLGSRSAVDERLASFSLDEAEKISTKSRLDRNINAAYREMRAAEAEMSGLMQKITERQIPQEHMEDCILSSYPFHYEELFSNMPSWISTLVSNAAEADGEWETVGKTEQDLSVINYWATGRDLQFLEGPKEDKPQNKQKQKSDGGSSNKFGALADGGSTKKGKASSSGLAAQHQAFLLDFLSQHGLHQVPAIPQTARPLEALKEDPMVWSMSLTERNTLYDIWYATASESIRESQIEDFENLRKKHAAARQSFEEIKEQGKVNILRRSHIMAVQQQGVEPKVMIVEEAGQVLESHILASLVESVQHIIMIGDPLQLRPSVNSYKLATDNPHTGHIWKFDQSLMERLSKSGFPMSQIDEQGTLRRAFRRSLYPNLKDHELVKRYPDVYGMHKNVFFARDYNKEGNIVVLAAYLGQIPKIRQRLRDIVTTIVDERDAELLEQHGIEDEETTTVQESKSRSTSLFGEEGEVVILSLVRNSGTPFDGHVSSLQYTGGRSTIGFLRSKNRTNVGLSRAKHGMYIFGNAPELARERYVGTILQELHHQAVLEMGCPLHVTATQIMWNGLAAR, from the exons ATGCAGAGGCTCATGGCTGCTCGAAGCTTTAATGATGGACCACAACCGCTCAGTGGGAAGCAAGTTTTCAAAGTAATTTTTGTAACCTTGTTTGA ATATCTCACTCGTATCAAGGAAGCAACTATCAAAAATCCGGACATACGTGATCTAGCGGAACAAATGGGACGTTGGTTCGACGAATGGGTAACAGCGTTACGATTTGGTTCCTCGTTCAGCGACGAATGCAATACCTACGACGAGGATAAACGTCAGCTC AGAGAAAAAGTAGTACTTGTCACCCGCGAAGAACGCCCAAGTCGTCAGGGCGCAACTACGGAGGGTCTCATCGCAACACTTCAGCGCAATTGTGATTACGATGGCCCTGGAGAACGGCGAGAGAAAGGACCGAGGCATGACAATGACAAAGTTTCCATATCAGACATTCGCGTTGCTCCAACCAACGAGGAGCTAGCTTGCTATGATGACCCATTTTTGCCGGGAAACTTTGCCGAGGCACCCCACTTTTATGATTCCAAAAGTGTCGAGAGATTGATCGACGTGCAGTTCCGTTTGTTGCGCGAAGAGCTAAT CGCTCCGATTCGTATGGCTACCCAACTCATCATGTCTGACCTCCGAAAACCGGACGATGCAACAACGATCTTATCGAAATTAATCAAGGATGGTGGAGGACGCTATAGGGCTCCTGCTAATACACAAGAGTCCGTCATCTTCA GCACTTCGGTCGGCATCGAATTCGATACGCCTCCTGGAAAAGCTAGAGATAAACAGACCCAGCCTCGAGTGGAATACTGGGAACAAGTTTCCAAGAAACGGCTCATGTTAGGGGGCCTTGTTGCTTTGGTCTGGAAGGATCTCACCGGTAGTGTGGATATATACGTTGGAACAGTAGCAAGCACGCCTCGGGATCTAGCTGAAGCTGCCAAGAAGAGCAAGGATCGTATTGCGTTGCGTGTATCTTTTTTCGATGCGGCGGCAGAGCTTCGGATAGTACAGTCGCTTCAAAATCGACAGAATCATGGAACCAAGATTCTAATCGAGGCGCCCGTTTTCTACGAGGGAATCCGACCATTCCTCGAGGCCTTAAAAGCCGATCCCGCGCGCCTTCCTTTTGCACAATATCTCGTTCACCAAAGCGAAATCGAACTCCAGCAAACGATGATCGCCGCGCCTTTATATTCACGCACTCCCGGTTTCTCTTTCGAGCTGAAAGACCTGTTTTCTCCGTCCGCCGGCGTTCCCACACTCCGAATGTCCACCACCAATCCTGATTCTGTAGCCAATGCCCGTAATCGTCTTCGAAATAGTCGGCTGGACCCCAGTCAAGCCGAAGCCGTAATTGACTCACTCACTCGCGAGGTTTCCTTGATACAAGG accaccaggaactgGCAAG AGTTACACCGGTTTAGAGCTAATAAGAGTTCTCATCAAAAATCAAATCTCTCCTATTCTTTTGGTCGCATATACGAACCACGCTCTCGACCATATGCTCAAGGGAATCCTGGATGCAGACATCACCAAGAACCTTATTAGATTGGGCTCACGCTCGGCCGTTGACGAGCGATTAGCTAGCTTTTCTCTCGACGAAGCGGAGAAGATATCGACCAAGTCAAGATTGGATCGAAATATCAACGCAGCATATCGTGAAATGAGGGCCGCTGAAGCCGAGATGTCTGGGCTGATGCAGAAAATCACTGAGCGCCAGATTCCGCAGGAACACATGGAGGATTGTATTTTGTcgtcatatcctttccactaCGAGGAACTCTTTTCCAACATGCCATCCTGGATTTCAACCTTGGTTAGTAATGCTGCCGAAGCCGATGGTGAATGGGAGACTGTCGGAAAGACCGAGCAAGATTTGTCAGTAATCAATTACTGGGCCACCGGCCGTGATCTGCAATTCTTGGAAGGACCAAAAGAAGACAAACCGCAGAATAAGCAGAAACAAAAGTCGGATGGTGGTAGCTCAAATAAATTTGGCGCTCTTGCGGACGGAGGTTcaaccaaaaaaggaaaggcTT CTTCATCTGGGCTAGCGGCGCAACACCAAGCGTTTTTACTCGACTTTTTATCTCAGCATGGCCTTCATCAAGTTCCGGCAATTCCTCAAACTGCTCGCCCATTGGAAGCACTAAAGGAAGACCCAATGGTATGGAGTATGTCACTCACCGAGCGGAATACCCTATATGATATCTGGTACGCTACTGCGAGCGAGTCAATTCGAGAATCCCAGATTGAGGACTTTGAGAACCTGCGAAAGAAACACGCGGCTGCCAGGCAGTCTTTTGAAGAAATCAAGGAACAG GGTAAAGTCAACATTCTGCGACGCTCTCATATCATGGCTGTACAACAACAG GGGGTTGAGCCTAAAGTCATGATTGTGGAAGAGGCGGGCCAGGTTCTCGAGTCGCACATACTCGCGAGTCTGGTTGAATCGGTGCAGCATATTATTATGATTGGTGACCCTCTGCAACTGCGACCGAGTGTAAACTCATACA AGCTTGCAACCGATAACCCACACACAGGGCACATATGGAAATTTGATCAAAGTTTGATGGAACGACTCTCGAAATCAGGATTCCCAATGTCTCAGATTGAC GAACAAGGAACACTCAGGCGAGCATTCAGGAGATCTCTCTACCCCAATCTCAAAGACCACGAACTCGTCAAAAGATATCCAGATGTGTATGGAATGCACAAAAATGTGTTCTTT GCAAGGGACTATAATAAGGAAGGAAACATCGTCGTCTTGGCTGCGTACCTGGGACAAATACCGAAGATCAGACAAAGGCTGCGCGATATAGTAACAACTATTGTGGATGAACGTGATGCCGAGCTATTGGAACAGCATGGTATTGAAGACGAAGAGACGACTACAGTTCAAGAGTCAAAGTCTCGAAGCACGTCCTTATTCG GGGAAGAAGGAGAGGTCGTTATTCTCAGTCTGGTAAGGAACAGTGGCACGCCATTTGATGGCCATGTATCGAGCCTCCAATATACGGGTGGAAGGTCAACCATTGGATTTTTGCGG TCTAAAAACCGCACGAACGTTGGACTTTCTCGTGCAAAGCATGGCATGTATATATTCGGCAATGCGCCTGAATTGGCAAGAGAGCGATATGTGGGGACTATTCTTCAAGAGCTCCATCATCAGGCAGTATTGGAGATGGGTTGCCCATTACATGTCACCGCCACCCAGATTATGTGGAATGGGTTAGCAGCCCGGTAG
- a CDS encoding Zinc finger, CCHC-type, translating to MVHPMARLTPPAAGDIRPSTQTPLQVYAVTSGVVVYVIVGHRAHTCINVQTPKETILSYLPKSPVGSASHFKAAGLGNFTILDTDKFCVGTGKGANPSETRSFLRRFLQDNFRFQTVTQIYSFLEIICNANTQNAEWKLEDGQASILHLWQWPKLITFLGAFTYVSKARWERGTKNWRRYTISSRGEHLEWSNSVVVPTWLLVIIDCTLVSLLNWLASTVFKPVLGPEDQVVVKPVA from the exons ATGGTACACCCGATGGCTCGACTGACGCCTCCAGCA GCGGGAGACATCCGCCCCTCGACCCAAACACCCCTCCAGGTGTATGCCGTTACTTCTGGAGTCGTGGTGTATGTAATCGTGGGACATCGTGCACACACATGCATCAACGTCCAGACTCCCAAGGAAACAATCCTATCT TATCTACCCAAGTCCCCCGTGGGGTCTGCC TCACATTTCAAGGCTGCCGGGCTAGGCAACTTTACCATCTTGGATACGGACAAATTTTGCGTTGGCACTGGGAAAGGTGCCAACCCATCCGAGACTAGGAGCTTCCTTCGGCGCTTCTTGCAAGACAACTTTCGGTTTCAGACTGTCACGCAAATCTACTCGTTTCTGGAAATTATATGCAATGCAAACACTCAGAATGCAGAATGG AAACTCGAAGATGGACAAGCGAGTATCCTACATCTCTGGCAGTGGCCTAAACTAATTACATTTCTAGGAGCATTTACATATGTTAGCAAAG CCCGATGGGAACGGGGTACTAAGAATTGGCGACGTTATACGATTTCCTCGAGAGGAGAACACCTTGAATGGTCGAACAGCGTGGTCGTTCCAACGTGGTTACTTGTCATTATTGACT GCACGCTCGTCAGTTTGTTGAATTGGCTCGCGAGCACGGTGTTCAAGCCAGTCCTTGGGCCTGAGGACCAGGTCGTGGTTAAGCCAGTAGCATAA